A window from Sinanaerobacter sp. ZZT-01 encodes these proteins:
- a CDS encoding glycosyltransferase has translation MKENILLEKEKMKLAIFVKKGMDHFIEEIADKLSGIYDTKKVVISGETFGEMDQQITWADICWFEWCDELIAYGSRHPAAINKKIVCRIHSYEIFTDYPLKVNWGMVDRVIFVAKHIRDQAVEKFGIAIEKTTVIPNGVTMSQYTFNERRPGFHIAYVGYINYKKGPMLLLQTFKAIYDTDSRYKLYIAGRFQDDRDVLYFKQMIQEWRLEKNIIYEGWQDNLDSWLEDKDYILCTSILESQNMSVMQAMSKGIKPIIHNFVGARGIYPKHLIFNTIKEAVDMLSQSYNSISYKNYVQEKYSSDYINDMLLNEMDRVCKENLKEPIVSIVMTVYNREKYLKEAIESVLKQSYQHIELIIVNDGSTDDSEKIAKGFSDDRIQYFYKENTGQLSTLKYGLEKAKGKFLTRVDSDDLIDKEYIRTCLDVMLKDSNLKFVYTDMATIDSEGRISGETRFKDYESSTLLLMDVVSGFSSVIPDVSFFREDYISNVILNYAEQNVPFYIDNILTCKFMHIKKPMYFYRHHESNFASNHDNFMQVVEGKIKFEDLLFRRYFIQMNLNKDFLENRKAYYKLFSEYFTQISQNYQQIEAAQSTVNSEKAADAFQMFQEASLYWKNRIEQTESSNSATELLEDNRNQRVLLVSTDDPREGSAVGGKHTHIHLLVKGIHEQNIPCKLVTYQHNTNTLIDKTKAIDYLVAQLGDNLSEGISPEKLEKSSDHSFIYLIYSIQKQLEDKIEKALVGNYYSFISCQDVIAAMAAHRVIKRLHFTLPIVTTLHGYFTDENVDYGGLKKGTPIYHYFLQYEKISYEISDRIITVDTRIKEYVTNLKLNPSIDIAVLKNAADDVLFNAEKGQSDENIIGDDLKINSYDIANNIILIPRRLVPKNGVIYAVKAAGELIKRGITDFKLVIAGDGIERTVIQEYVDRHEVITENPKEQTDECKNKKNLNDFVTLLGNVPHNEIQKIYKKAKVILIPSIRSNNVEEATSIALLEGMACGKVVIASEIGGMKEIIENGKNGFLVKAGDAEALADQIVAVLKMDDVRYNKIGKQARLDVERQYGYKGHAKKYMNLVEGKKLLF, from the coding sequence ATGAAAGAAAATATTTTACTGGAAAAAGAAAAAATGAAATTGGCCATTTTTGTTAAAAAAGGTATGGATCATTTTATAGAGGAAATCGCAGATAAGCTTTCCGGTATCTACGATACAAAAAAAGTTGTTATTTCAGGTGAAACATTTGGTGAAATGGACCAACAAATTACATGGGCGGATATATGCTGGTTTGAATGGTGTGATGAGCTCATTGCTTACGGAAGCAGACACCCAGCAGCGATAAACAAGAAAATTGTGTGTAGGATTCACAGCTATGAAATTTTTACCGATTATCCATTGAAAGTAAATTGGGGTATGGTAGATAGAGTTATTTTCGTTGCCAAGCATATCAGGGATCAGGCAGTTGAAAAATTTGGTATTGCTATTGAAAAAACAACAGTGATTCCAAATGGTGTCACTATGAGTCAATATACATTTAATGAAAGAAGACCGGGATTTCATATTGCTTATGTAGGATATATAAATTATAAGAAGGGCCCGATGCTTTTACTTCAAACATTTAAAGCGATTTATGATACAGATTCACGGTATAAATTGTATATTGCAGGACGTTTTCAAGATGATAGAGACGTACTATATTTTAAACAGATGATACAGGAGTGGAGACTTGAGAAAAATATTATCTACGAGGGCTGGCAAGATAATTTAGATAGCTGGCTGGAGGATAAGGATTATATTTTATGTACCAGTATACTTGAATCTCAGAATATGAGTGTTATGCAGGCAATGTCCAAAGGGATCAAGCCGATTATTCACAATTTTGTAGGTGCTCGTGGAATCTATCCCAAGCATCTCATTTTTAATACGATAAAGGAAGCGGTTGATATGCTTTCACAAAGTTATAATTCAATTAGTTATAAAAATTATGTACAAGAAAAATATAGTTCTGACTATATTAACGACATGCTTTTAAATGAAATGGACAGAGTCTGTAAGGAAAATTTAAAGGAACCGATTGTGAGCATTGTCATGACTGTCTATAATCGTGAAAAATACCTGAAAGAAGCGATAGAAAGTGTTTTAAAGCAAAGCTATCAGCATATCGAACTTATTATCGTCAATGATGGATCAACAGACGATTCAGAAAAAATTGCAAAAGGTTTTAGTGACGATCGAATTCAATATTTTTATAAGGAAAATACCGGACAGCTGAGCACATTAAAATACGGATTGGAAAAAGCAAAAGGTAAATTTTTAACTCGTGTAGACAGCGATGACCTGATAGATAAGGAATATATAAGAACTTGCCTTGATGTGATGCTTAAAGACTCAAATCTAAAATTTGTATATACAGATATGGCTACAATAGATAGCGAAGGTAGGATCAGTGGAGAAACAAGATTTAAGGATTATGAAAGTTCTACTTTGCTTTTAATGGATGTGGTTTCCGGATTTTCGTCAGTGATACCAGATGTATCTTTTTTTAGAGAAGATTACATTTCAAATGTAATTTTAAATTATGCCGAGCAAAATGTTCCTTTTTATATTGATAATATTCTTACTTGCAAATTTATGCACATAAAGAAACCAATGTATTTTTATCGTCATCATGAATCTAATTTTGCATCAAATCATGATAATTTTATGCAGGTTGTAGAGGGGAAAATTAAGTTTGAAGATCTTTTATTTCGAAGATATTTTATTCAGATGAATCTGAATAAAGACTTTTTAGAGAATCGAAAAGCCTATTACAAACTCTTTTCAGAATATTTCACTCAGATTAGTCAGAATTACCAACAAATTGAGGCAGCGCAGAGTACGGTGAATTCTGAGAAAGCAGCTGATGCATTTCAAATGTTTCAAGAGGCATCTTTATATTGGAAGAACCGAATAGAGCAGACAGAAAGCAGCAATTCGGCGACTGAATTGCTGGAGGATAACAGAAATCAGAGAGTACTGCTGGTATCGACCGATGATCCAAGAGAGGGAAGTGCAGTTGGGGGTAAGCATACGCATATTCATCTGTTGGTAAAAGGCATCCATGAGCAAAATATTCCATGTAAGCTGGTTACCTATCAGCATAATACAAATACATTGATTGATAAAACAAAAGCCATTGATTATCTGGTAGCGCAGCTTGGTGATAATCTTTCGGAGGGAATTTCACCCGAGAAGCTGGAAAAATCCTCAGATCATTCCTTTATCTATTTGATTTACTCTATTCAAAAACAGCTGGAAGATAAGATTGAAAAAGCCTTAGTAGGAAATTACTATAGCTTTATCAGCTGTCAGGATGTAATTGCTGCTATGGCTGCACATAGAGTCATAAAAAGACTTCACTTTACTCTGCCGATTGTTACTACTTTGCATGGTTATTTTACGGATGAAAATGTGGATTATGGAGGATTGAAAAAGGGAACGCCTATCTATCATTACTTTCTTCAATATGAAAAGATATCCTATGAGATTTCAGATAGAATCATTACAGTTGACACTAGAATTAAAGAATATGTGACTAATTTAAAGCTAAATCCTTCAATAGACATTGCTGTATTGAAAAATGCAGCAGATGATGTATTATTCAACGCAGAAAAGGGTCAATCGGATGAAAACATCATAGGTGATGATTTGAAAATAAATTCTTATGATATCGCGAATAATATCATTTTGATTCCGAGAAGATTGGTTCCCAAAAATGGCGTAATATATGCAGTAAAGGCTGCTGGGGAGCTAATAAAAAGAGGAATTACGGACTTCAAGTTGGTGATTGCCGGAGATGGAATTGAGCGTACCGTGATTCAAGAGTACGTGGATCGTCATGAGGTGATCACAGAAAACCCAAAGGAGCAAACGGATGAATGTAAAAATAAAAAAAATCTGAATGATTTTGTAACTTTGCTCGGCAATGTTCCCCATAATGAGATACAGAAAATATATAAGAAGGCTAAAGTAATATTGATTCCATCTATTAGATCAAACAATGTGGAGGAAGCCACGTCTATTGCTTTATTAGAAGGAATGGCCTGCGGCAAGGTTGTAATTGCTTCGGAAATTGGTGGAATGAAGGAAATCATTGAAAATGGTAAAAATGGATTTTTAGTCAAGGCAGGAGACGCTGAAGCACTGGCAGATCAGATTGTTGCTGTTTTAAAGATGGATGATGTGCGCTACAATAAGATAGGAAAGCAAGCAAGACTTGATGTAGAAAGGCAGTATGGTTATAAAGGCCATGCAAAAAAATATATGAACCTGGTGGAAGGTAAAAAACTGCTTTTCTAA
- a CDS encoding thioredoxin family protein: protein MALFGRKKKETKTCSCNGNCNSEASVQKNNASTSADSPIKVLGSGCAKCNQLEAAVKEALSDLGLNAPIEHVTDFAKIAAYGVMSTPALVVNGKVTSYGKVLKKDEAIDILKKELLS from the coding sequence ATGGCTCTATTTGGAAGAAAAAAGAAGGAAACGAAAACCTGCTCTTGCAACGGTAACTGCAACTCAGAAGCTAGTGTACAAAAAAACAATGCCTCAACATCAGCAGATTCACCCATTAAGGTGCTTGGCTCAGGTTGCGCAAAATGCAATCAATTAGAGGCTGCTGTCAAGGAAGCTCTTTCTGATCTGGGTTTGAATGCTCCAATTGAACATGTTACCGATTTTGCAAAGATAGCAGCTTATGGTGTAATGTCTACACCTGCGCTTGTCGTGAATGGTAAAGTCACTTCCTATGGAAAGGTTCTAAAAAAAGATGAGGCAATCGATATCTTAAAAAAGGAGCTTCTTTCGTAA
- a CDS encoding permease has product MQILHTIWLFFQDQVLGMKWLNSLIGNLLSSFGLDIESRAGGSIQFFLYDVIKITLLLCFLIFIISYIQSYFPPERSKKILGKFHGIWANIVSALLGTVTPFCSCSSIPLFIGFTSAGLPLGVTFSFLISSPMVDLGSLVLLMSIFGAKVAVVYVVIGLVIAVLGGTIIEKMHMEPYVEEFIRTASSVDIESASLTREERIVYAKDQVVSTFKKVFPYILIGVGIGAVIHNWIPESWIEAALGTSNHFGVLLATLIGIPMYADIFGTIPVAEALLYKGAQLGTILSFMMAVTTLSLPSMIMLRKAVKPKLLGVFIAVCSIGIILVGYCFNAFQFLFI; this is encoded by the coding sequence ATGCAAATACTACACACTATATGGCTCTTTTTTCAAGATCAGGTTCTTGGCATGAAATGGCTAAACAGCCTAATTGGCAATTTGCTTTCCAGCTTTGGGCTGGATATTGAAAGCCGAGCAGGAGGAAGCATCCAATTTTTTCTCTATGATGTAATAAAGATTACGCTGCTTCTTTGCTTTTTGATTTTTATTATCTCATACATTCAAAGCTACTTCCCGCCGGAACGGAGTAAAAAAATACTAGGAAAATTTCATGGTATATGGGCAAATATTGTTTCTGCTCTGCTTGGAACAGTTACACCTTTTTGCTCCTGTTCATCGATTCCGCTGTTTATCGGCTTTACAAGCGCCGGGCTGCCACTTGGAGTAACCTTTTCTTTTCTTATTTCTTCGCCTATGGTAGATCTTGGAAGCCTCGTGCTTCTCATGAGTATCTTTGGGGCAAAAGTTGCAGTTGTTTATGTTGTGATTGGATTAGTCATTGCTGTGCTCGGTGGTACAATCATTGAAAAAATGCATATGGAACCATATGTAGAAGAATTTATTCGAACTGCAAGCAGCGTAGATATTGAATCCGCTTCACTTACAAGAGAAGAACGAATCGTTTACGCCAAAGATCAGGTTGTTTCTACCTTTAAAAAGGTATTTCCTTACATTTTAATTGGAGTCGGAATCGGAGCCGTCATTCACAACTGGATTCCTGAATCCTGGATTGAAGCAGCTCTTGGCACCAGCAACCACTTTGGAGTACTATTGGCCACTTTAATTGGCATACCAATGTATGCCGATATTTTCGGAACGATTCCGGTTGCCGAAGCATTGCTTTATAAAGGCGCACAATTGGGAACGATTCTCTCCTTTATGATGGCAGTAACCACACTGAGTCTGCCCTCCATGATTATGCTGCGTAAAGCTGTAAAACCAAAACTGTTAGGCGTATTTATTGCTGTCTGCAGCATCGGTATCATCTTAGTCGGTTATTGCTTTAATGCTTTTCAGTTTTTATTTATTTAG
- a CDS encoding NAD(P)/FAD-dependent oxidoreductase, whose protein sequence is MKRYDMVVVGSGAGLMVLEEALNQGLECAIIEKAKFGGTCLTKGCIPSKMLVYPADFIREMERSSRIGITSYPPQIEWNTISKRMWGQIDFHKKIESNLLSMPNLTVYKGNGTFTGHDSMAVRYEDGSPDDVICGDKFIVAVGARSFVPPFEGLERSGYITSETFFGEKFPKKPWKSLVIIGGGAISMEFAHIFSSFGTKVTIIVRSGRILSKEEEEISAFTAKQFATNGVDILTDSSVLSVSKDQDGKCVTVENRLTKERTVVECEEIFVASGVQSNADTLSLEHTDVQLDERGWIRTNSYLETSQKNIWALGDVNGKYQFRHKANYEAMILSQNLFGSEKKEAGYNAVPWTIFTHPQIAHVGLTEKEAQEKEIPYKTAKNYYSEVVGGIAMGYSKKDEDNGFIKIIVGEDKKILGVHIVGPQAAVLLQPFVYLMNEGYECGKKAEAFADKKGIEGLRTLCPHLGTYTPIRDSMVIHPSLNELTAWVFEKLA, encoded by the coding sequence TTGAAACGATATGATATGGTTGTTGTAGGAAGCGGCGCAGGTTTGATGGTTTTAGAAGAAGCTTTGAATCAGGGATTGGAATGTGCAATCATTGAGAAAGCAAAATTTGGCGGAACTTGCCTGACCAAGGGTTGCATTCCATCTAAAATGCTAGTGTATCCTGCCGATTTTATTCGGGAAATGGAACGATCGAGCCGAATTGGAATCACTTCATACCCCCCTCAAATTGAATGGAATACCATTTCTAAAAGAATGTGGGGGCAAATTGATTTTCATAAAAAAATAGAAAGCAATTTATTAAGCATGCCCAATCTCACCGTATATAAGGGGAACGGTACTTTTACAGGGCACGACAGTATGGCAGTCCGATATGAGGACGGGTCTCCTGATGATGTGATTTGCGGAGATAAATTCATTGTTGCCGTAGGGGCAAGAAGTTTTGTTCCTCCATTTGAGGGATTAGAAAGAAGTGGATACATCACTTCAGAAACCTTTTTTGGAGAAAAATTTCCGAAAAAACCGTGGAAAAGCTTAGTTATTATTGGCGGTGGTGCGATCAGTATGGAGTTTGCACATATTTTTTCTTCCTTCGGAACAAAAGTAACGATTATAGTACGTTCAGGTCGGATCTTGAGCAAAGAAGAAGAGGAGATTTCTGCATTTACAGCAAAGCAATTTGCGACAAATGGAGTGGACATTCTTACGGATTCTTCGGTTCTGTCAGTTTCAAAGGATCAGGATGGAAAGTGCGTAACGGTGGAGAATCGGCTTACAAAAGAGAGGACAGTCGTGGAGTGCGAAGAAATCTTTGTTGCTTCCGGCGTTCAATCCAATGCAGATACCTTATCTTTGGAACATACAGATGTGCAACTTGATGAGAGAGGGTGGATTCGTACGAATTCTTATTTAGAAACATCTCAGAAAAATATTTGGGCATTGGGCGATGTAAATGGAAAATATCAGTTTCGACATAAAGCAAATTATGAAGCAATGATTTTGAGTCAAAATTTATTTGGAAGTGAGAAAAAAGAGGCTGGTTACAATGCGGTTCCTTGGACTATTTTTACACATCCTCAAATCGCACATGTGGGATTGACAGAAAAGGAAGCACAGGAGAAAGAAATTCCGTATAAAACAGCGAAAAATTACTATTCTGAGGTTGTTGGCGGAATTGCGATGGGTTACAGCAAGAAAGATGAAGATAATGGGTTTATTAAAATAATTGTCGGTGAGGATAAAAAGATATTGGGAGTGCATATTGTCGGACCGCAAGCAGCGGTTTTATTACAGCCTTTTGTGTATTTAATGAACGAAGGCTATGAATGCGGAAAAAAGGCGGAAGCGTTTGCAGATAAGAAAGGAATTGAAGGGCTTCGGACGCTGTGCCCTCATCTAGGCACCTATACACCGATTCGTGATTCTATGGTCATTCATCCTTCGTTGAATGAATTAACTGCTTGGGTATTCGAAAAATTAGCTTAG
- a CDS encoding arsenate reductase ArsC, whose product MDKPKVAFVCVHNSCRSQIAEALGKHLAADIFESYSAGTNTSMHINQDAVRLVKEIYHIDMEKTQYSKLIPAIPPVDILITMGCNVQCPLLPCKHKEDWGLDDPSGKSDASFKTCITTIEKNILDLRNRIKNNTL is encoded by the coding sequence ATGGATAAACCTAAAGTTGCTTTTGTCTGTGTTCATAATTCCTGTCGAAGTCAGATAGCAGAAGCATTAGGCAAACATCTTGCCGCAGATATTTTTGAGAGCTATTCCGCAGGAACAAACACAAGCATGCACATCAATCAAGATGCTGTCCGATTGGTAAAAGAGATCTACCATATTGACATGGAAAAAACGCAATATAGTAAACTCATTCCTGCGATTCCACCCGTAGATATCTTAATAACAATGGGATGTAACGTCCAGTGCCCTTTGCTTCCTTGTAAGCACAAAGAAGATTGGGGTCTTGATGATCCCAGCGGTAAATCCGATGCATCTTTTAAAACCTGCATCACCACAATAGAAAAGAACATTCTAGATTTACGTAATCGGATTAAAAATAATACCTTATAA
- a CDS encoding MalY/PatB family protein, with protein MRYNFDEIIERRNTNAVNVEGFRGYIFGEYPEIDFPFKDDEFVRMWVADMEFATPPEICQAIKDRVDKKIFGYTMVYDSAYYEAFREWCQKLYDWSFPKEELIFSQGIIPALYELIGDLVGEDESVLITTPAYGFFQHAAKFNNRGLVFSPLKNEDGYFSIDFDNFEKKASDPNVKLLLWCNPHNPTGRVWSEEELKRLAEIIEKNDLWVISDEIHCDLLRTGKKHIPLGKVMKDYKKLVTCMAASKTFNMAGMMFSNIIIRDEELRKTFRRHDRTAGNINPLSLAANQAAYEKGGEWLEQLKFYLDGNFEFLKAFLRENVPGAVFKIPESTYLAWVDFNQCLPDVENLPLFFAKEAGVLLEGGNKLFVDNAKGFVRLNLAMPRSILKEGVGRIADAIKNYKNQ; from the coding sequence ATGAGATATAATTTTGATGAAATTATAGAAAGAAGAAATACAAATGCTGTAAATGTTGAAGGCTTTCGAGGATATATATTCGGTGAATATCCGGAAATCGATTTTCCATTTAAAGATGATGAATTTGTCCGAATGTGGGTTGCGGACATGGAATTCGCTACGCCTCCAGAAATTTGCCAAGCGATTAAAGATAGAGTGGACAAAAAGATTTTTGGATATACCATGGTCTATGACTCTGCCTATTACGAGGCCTTCCGTGAATGGTGCCAAAAATTATATGACTGGAGCTTTCCAAAAGAAGAATTGATTTTTTCACAAGGAATTATACCAGCACTATATGAATTAATCGGAGATTTGGTTGGAGAGGATGAGAGCGTACTCATTACAACTCCTGCATATGGCTTTTTTCAACATGCGGCTAAATTCAATAATAGAGGATTGGTGTTCTCGCCACTAAAAAATGAAGATGGCTATTTTTCTATTGATTTCGATAATTTTGAAAAGAAAGCTTCCGATCCGAATGTAAAATTGTTACTATGGTGCAATCCACATAATCCAACCGGGAGAGTATGGAGTGAAGAAGAGTTAAAGAGACTTGCTGAGATCATAGAAAAAAATGATTTGTGGGTGATTTCTGATGAGATTCATTGTGATTTACTCCGTACAGGAAAGAAACATATCCCTCTTGGTAAAGTCATGAAAGACTACAAAAAGCTAGTGACCTGCATGGCAGCAAGCAAGACGTTTAATATGGCCGGAATGATGTTTTCCAATATCATAATAAGAGATGAAGAATTGAGAAAAACATTTCGCCGGCATGATAGAACAGCAGGAAATATCAATCCACTCTCTTTAGCAGCAAATCAAGCAGCTTATGAAAAAGGAGGGGAATGGCTGGAGCAGTTAAAATTTTATCTGGACGGAAATTTTGAATTCCTTAAAGCGTTTCTTAGAGAAAATGTCCCTGGGGCTGTTTTTAAGATTCCGGAATCTACTTACCTTGCATGGGTGGATTTTAATCAATGTCTGCCAGATGTAGAGAATCTGCCATTGTTTTTTGCGAAGGAAGCCGGTGTGCTTCTTGAAGGGGGAAATAAGCTGTTTGTGGACAACGCCAAAGGCTTTGTGAGATTGAATTTGGCTATGCCACGCTCTATACTTAAAGAGGGTGTCGGAAGAATAGCTGATGCAATTAAAAATTATAAAAATCAATAA
- a CDS encoding ArsR/SmtB family transcription factor produces the protein MGLEKNHEKNAKVFKAFCDAKRLSILELLQSGEKCACVLIDYMEIGQSSLSYHMKILCESGVVESRQEGKWTHYRLSESGSQYAADLLVTLTTPHPVQSSGQC, from the coding sequence ATGGGATTGGAAAAGAATCATGAAAAAAATGCAAAGGTTTTTAAAGCGTTTTGTGACGCAAAGCGCCTGTCGATTTTGGAATTATTACAAAGCGGTGAAAAATGCGCATGTGTTTTAATTGACTATATGGAAATTGGTCAATCTTCTTTATCTTATCATATGAAGATTTTATGTGAATCTGGTGTTGTAGAAAGCAGGCAGGAAGGAAAATGGACACATTACCGCCTTAGCGAATCCGGCAGTCAATATGCTGCAGACCTTTTAGTCACACTCACAACGCCTCATCCCGTACAATCATCCGGTCAATGCTGA